The sequence AACCATATCTCAAAGCCATGCAGGGCATCCTGAAAGGCAGTATTGTGCAAGGAAAAGCCATGCTCTTGCATAGGTAGTGCAGTAAGCCAACTAAAGAAGCACCTTTCTTCTGTGCTAAACTAACAGCTCTCCAAAAACAAGACTATAAGGAAGAGCGTAGAGAGTAGTTCCTTTGAGAGATAAACTCAAGGATTTCAACTATTTAATTTCTAGTTTACGTACGGGAGTACTGACTACATCAAGTATCTGTGGTATGGTTAAAGCTCTACCTGTAGTGGTTGTAAGGGTGATCTCCAACATTCAAACTCTGGCGTGGGTTAGAGACAGTTAATATGTTACATATAATATGCATGGATGCTAGCTGATGTTAGTGATGGCTGTATTAGCAAAGTATACACAGATATAACTTGACATTATTTTGTCTAAATCTAGCTATCTCATGTTTCTTGGAAATACCTATATGCAGTTGACGTGGCATATGGTTATATATAGATCAAAAGATGATGTAGCTATTATAGTTTAAAGTTCAAGTTCATATACCAGCCAACATGTAGGACatgagatcatgtgatatgATCTAATTAATTTAAGTGTTGCTGTGGAGATATGGTTACTAGGCAATAAATGGTTGAATCATATATGCAACTTCAGCATGCACGTGTGCTATGTCACATGACCTAAGTGTTGTTGAATGCAAACAAATAATTAATGTGTTTCCAAAAGCATACTGCATGAGTAGAGATTATAGTCAAATGTATTATGTGAATTACTTTACAAGAAGTGATTCATAATAATTTCATATGCATACTGTGTAAGTAATTATACTGTGTAAGACATGCAAACTGTATGATACTGTTACTTGGTGTATGATGAGTCTCTGCATGAGTAGTAGGGAAAGGTGTACGTGATTGATACAGGATGTTACATTTTCTGCATGTTATATTTACTACAGCTACATGAATGTTCTGTTATCTCATGGTATATAGCCTAATAAAGGTTATTGGCCACTAGTTTCTTATATGAGTTCATGAACACAGTATGCATCTTTCTCAGTCAGCATGTATACAGACCTATATACATTGCCATTGGCATGGGTGAAATGGGTGTTATCTTATGGTTGCTGGCCATGTAGTGGTGATCCACTATGATACATGCAAATGGTGACAGTGTATTTGGCAGATCTGCATGCATGGCACGGCATAACTATAACTACCTTACAAAAGGGACTAGCTACTACAGGATGTTAGTGTGCATGTTTGTGCCTAACTGGTACAGTATAAATCCCATATACATTACATCATGTTAATGCATTTGATTAGATCATTCAAGGCAGTTCTGCATATATAACTCACTGATAAGTTGTAGTTGTTCAGATAGTGTGAAGTGCTGCATTACACCAAGTACATCCAAATATCTGGAGAAATAAGGTATAAGCAGTAGGTGCATGTTTAAGTATACGATGAATGCAAGGAGCTCCCTGCAAGTATGGTCTGTGATATTTTTCAGAATTTTGATATTCAGATTCTGGCTTCCTGTTTTTACAAGTTTTTAGTAGCCTTCTCATGGGTTAACCCTAGATAGTATCTATAATGCATGTCAGATCACCAAATATATGTGCATGTGGGGTATATACTAATTTAATGATGAGCTTATGCTCTCATGATATGGATATATAATATGGTGGGTATGATAACACTTCTGTGTATCAAACATCAGTTATAGGTGCAcagctatatatagtatgtCTGAAAATAAACAGGACAATATGGAGATCACTACACCATGGGAAAGCATTTACCATCAATGCTACCCATATCTGGTTCAAGTTCTACCAATGAATGATCTCACTTTCTTAGCCGAATTGGAGGCTGAAGGATTGCTACCTGAAAATGTTAAACAAGCTATCCAGGTTGAGCCAACACAGGCTGATAAGGCAGTGTACTATCTTCACAATGTTGTTGATCCTGTCCAACATGGCAGTGTTCGATTTTGCAAACTACTTATTTTGATGAGGAGAAGAACTGACAATTTTCTACTACAGGTGGTTGCCAACAACTTTTTGGGAGGTAAGGTATATGCTAAGTATAAAAAAGCCATTGGCCATACCACACATATAGGCTAGCTAGTGTCATACTTTGTACTGACCTTTAACCATACAGCCCATACACCATAAACTCTATGTGAGTAATATCTGCACATCTCAGATGATCACGGTTCAAGACAACCCTTTAGTACACTGGTAATAGAATAAGCCAGTGTGatacaattcttacatatatacaattcataggtaatgatataattCAACAAACACAACCCACTCACAGGAAATGATATAATTCCACAAATATATACAACCCACTCATAGGTAATGAATTTTACAAAACACAACCCACTCATTAATGAAACAGTGTGTATTTGATGTAAAAAATGTGAATGCATGTATTTTACGAACTTtagcacaacaacaacaacctgTCATTCTGCATGGATCACTTGCATTAAAATATGCTGCTGAATTCTCAAGGGTGAAGTATCAAACTCAACCTCCACCTTGTGCTGGTGATTTGCAAAGACTTCAAACTGTTCAATTAGCTATTGTGTCTGAAGAGGATGAACAACATTACATCAGTAAATATGTAGTCCAAGGAGAATGGATGCAGAATAGCCATGAAAGCTTAAGCAGTATCAAAGATATTTTCTGTTACCAGAACGAGCCATGTCCCTCCAGGATACTTATTGAAGGTGGTCCAGGTGTTGGAAAGAGCACCTTAGCTTATAAGATCTGTCAAGAATGGTCCAATGGAGAGCTCTTGGAAGAGTTTGAATTGGTTTTGCTTGTGACATTAAGGGAATTCTGGAATGTACCACTTCAACAGGCCATAAGATCCCTGTTAGGAGATGATGCTTATCAGGAGTTAGAAGCATGCATGGGGAGTGAAACTATGTTAATCCTGGATGGCTTTGATGAAGCCAGTGAGAAACAAAAGTCAGATCCCTTTTTAAAAGATTTGCTCGAATGTTTGAAATTACCACATGTTACACTTCTTGTTACAAGTAGGTCACATGCGGCCACTTGTTTGACTGGTTTTCCTAGGAGAATTGAAGTACATGGTTTTGACAATGATCAAGTTAGAGAATTTGTCCAATTGCGCACCACCGATAGAGATCAGCAATCAACTGAAGAATTTCTCAGAGATCTAGAGAAAAATTCTAACTTGTATGGCCTATTCCGCATACCCATATGTTTAAAAATGTTGACCTCTGTCTTGAATTATAACCAGATTAATCTAAATCTACTTTCCAATGCAGCTGAACTGTTACAAATAGTTGTCATGTCAATTTTCCAACAGCAACAGCAAAAGTGGCTTAACACCACAGCCAAATGCAATGAAAATGTGCATCAGACAATAAAGTCAAAGTTACCTGATATTCCTGATGATGCAATAGGGCCAGCATATTTACTAAGCAAAATTGCATACCTTGCATTTTTCTATTGGTGTAtaaaagataaaaagaatttttTCAAAAACAGCAAGGTTCCAAAATTGGTGTTTACAGTTGATGAAATCAAATCAATTGGGGTTGCCGTACCTGATGATTTTGATGGATATGGATTTTTCCAAACCACACACATTCATCAACTACCAAAAGATATTCCTACATATTCTTTTTTCCATCTCTCTGTGCAAGAATTTCTTTGTGCACTATACATTTCCCTCTTGCCTCACAATAAGCAATATGAATTAGTTGATGAACACTTTGACGATTTTCCTTACTTGTTCTGGTATTATTTTAGCTTGTCCAAATCATCAGTGCCCACACCAGTGTGTCAGCTTGTATGGTCAAAATTGACCCACCATCCCAATAAGAATGGTAGTGACATTGTCAAGTGTGCTATTAACTGCATCTGTGAGTGTGAGGAACAATTAACAGCTTTGACAACACAATTAGAGCCTTTGAAAATAGACATAGGTTCCTACAAATCACTGCTTCCGTATGATTTCCTATGCGTTTCCTCTTTACTCTCTCATTACCCTGTGTTGAAGTTGATGATTTGGTGGTGCAATGTCGGGGATGATGGAGCAGAGCAACTAACAAAAATGATATCTCCAAGTTCTGTCAATGTGTTAGAAGACATAGACCTGCACTGGAACAACTTCACCTTTAAAGGAATTGAACATGTTATAAAAATCATCAATGCAAGTAAGTATCAACTTATATTGTATAGGTATACTTATGGCTTTTTACAGATATTTCATCACTGACAAGGATACAACTGGGACGAAATGAATTTGGAGATGAAGGTATGGAGTTACTATCCAATTCCATTCAAAAACCTGAAGCTACTGTAAGAGAGCTATTGGTTTGGCAGTGTAAAATTTCTGCTAAAGGTGCCAAATTTATTGCCGCCATGTTGAAGGGAAACAGAAAACTTAAAGTCCTGGTCATGCATGGAAATGATGTTCGTGACAAAGGAATAGCAGAGATAGCTGGTGTGTTTGGCCAGTGCACTTTAAGGGAACTATATATTAACCACTGTGGCTTTGGCTACAATGGAGCTAAATCACTTGCAGATGGCTTTAAGTCTGGTACGACAATAAAGCACTTGAAGCTTTGGGGAAATCAGATAACTCAGAAGGGAGCCTGTTTAATGGCACAACTAGCTACTGATGGTAACCGAAAAATAAATATGAATAAAGAATATATGGAAGATGATGAAGTGAAAAGAATCATGCATATTACAGCAGGTATGATGTTGCTATTACATTGTTCATAACCATCATGTACAAATTGTCTTAGTTCGGTTTAGACTGAGGCAGTTAAAACAATTTTCTTACTTAAACTATTTTTTGGCCTTGTTACATTTTGCCAGAGAAACCTTTACAGGATTATTTAATATGTTCGCAATCCTGTAGCTGCTATGTGTTTTATTTTTGATAATACATGACTTCTACCTCATGCGTGTTCATtgaattaaaaatatatatatggaTGAGTTAAAATGCTTTCTTCTATTTTTATTTCCTGTTGATACTATTGCAATGCTGTTTTCCGCAGAGCTCTACAATGCTGCAGAAGTCGAAAGTGTACCAGAATTAACTGGCCATGGTATGTGATTTGATGCAGTTATTCCCACATTTAAGTATGATTTGGTTAAGTGATTGTACATCTATATAGTTGTATTAGCTTGTATGTGTCATCTTTATACAGCAACATATGAATCAAAAGCAACAGCCACACCAAAATGTGGTGTCATTGAAATACTAGATACAGGTAGATATACTATTATTAAATTTGAAATAATAACTGACATTTACAGAACCAAATATGCACAAGTTGTCAAAGATTGTTACTCCTGAAATCAAACATGAATGGAAAACTGTTGCCTATTCTATGGAATATAGATTTCCAGATGTTAAGGCAATAGAGAGGGAGTCTCCAAATGACCTGGCTGTTTGTTGCCAAAAGCTTTTCGAAGATTGGCTCTCCACAAATCATTACCCAACACCTCACACTTGGCACAAACTTTTGGAGCGGATTGAAGATGTCGATAACCTTTATTCTGCTGCTGAAAAAATCAAGGAGAAACTAAAGGAGAAATAAACACACACagtatattatataattatgcaatgtATGCCATTAATCTTATATATGCACTGGAGACATATACACCACCATGGTGCATGAGCAAAAAATGAATGTTCTCTTGAACACTCCTACATTTCTTGTCATGTACCTACCTACATCCAAATAGGTAAACATACTGTGCAGCAGATATGATATGTAGCAAACTGTACACTGTCTATCAGTACAGTACTAGTGCAGCTCATTCAGATAACTTAGCCATATTCTGTATCTTATCTGCTAGTTTGCTAATTAAATTGTCTCACTGTGTCTGCAGCTGTTCACATCAAACAACATGATGCAAACTTGATATTATACATGATTTTTAAGTATTCAAAGTGAAATTAACAcctctctaataaagcatacagtAGATTATCAGTACTTTTGAAAAAGCAGTTTAAGACTCATAAATTGTGAAATACACCCAGCTtcctgacacacacacacatacacaaaataaaatgcgtacttttaccagaaatggattgttGGCCCAATGCtctatcatattccactctaT comes from Dysidea avara chromosome 4, odDysAvar1.4, whole genome shotgun sequence and encodes:
- the LOC136254325 gene encoding NACHT, LRR and PYD domains-containing protein 12-like isoform X1; translation: MSENKQDNMEITTPWESIYHQCYPYLVQVLPMNDLTFLAELEAEGLLPENVKQAIQVEPTQADKAVYYLHNVVDPVQHGSVRFCKLLILMRRRTDNFLLQVVANNFLGAQQQQPVILHGSLALKYAAEFSRVKYQTQPPPCAGDLQRLQTVQLAIVSEEDEQHYISKYVVQGEWMQNSHESLSSIKDIFCYQNEPCPSRILIEGGPGVGKSTLAYKICQEWSNGELLEEFELVLLVTLREFWNVPLQQAIRSLLGDDAYQELEACMGSETMLILDGFDEASEKQKSDPFLKDLLECLKLPHVTLLVTSRSHAATCLTGFPRRIEVHGFDNDQVREFVQLRTTDRDQQSTEEFLRDLEKNSNLYGLFRIPICLKMLTSVLNYNQINLNLLSNAAELLQIVVMSIFQQQQQKWLNTTAKCNENVHQTIKSKLPDIPDDAIGPAYLLSKIAYLAFFYWCIKDKKNFFKNSKVPKLVFTVDEIKSIGVAVPDDFDGYGFFQTTHIHQLPKDIPTYSFFHLSVQEFLCALYISLLPHNKQYELVDEHFDDFPYLFWYYFSLSKSSVPTPVCQLVWSKLTHHPNKNGSDIVKCAINCICECEEQLTALTTQLEPLKIDIGSYKSLLPYDFLCVSSLLSHYPVLKLMIWWCNVGDDGAEQLTKMISPSSVNVLEDIDLHWNNFTFKGIEHVIKIINANISSLTRIQLGRNEFGDEGMELLSNSIQKPEATVRELLVWQCKISAKGAKFIAAMLKGNRKLKVLVMHGNDVRDKGIAEIAGVFGQCTLRELYINHCGFGYNGAKSLADGFKSGTTIKHLKLWGNQITQKGACLMAQLATDGNRKINMNKEYMEDDEVKRIMHITAELYNAAEVESVPELTGHATYESKATATPKCGVIEILDTEPNMHKLSKIVTPEIKHEWKTVAYSMEYRFPDVKAIERESPNDLAVCCQKLFEDWLSTNHYPTPHTWHKLLERIEDVDNLYSAAEKIKEKLKEK
- the LOC136254325 gene encoding NACHT, LRR and PYD domains-containing protein 12-like isoform X2 — encoded protein: MEITTPWESIYHQCYPYLVQVLPMNDLTFLAELEAEGLLPENVKQAIQVEPTQADKAVYYLHNVVDPVQHGSVRFCKLLILMRRRTDNFLLQVVANNFLGAQQQQPVILHGSLALKYAAEFSRVKYQTQPPPCAGDLQRLQTVQLAIVSEEDEQHYISKYVVQGEWMQNSHESLSSIKDIFCYQNEPCPSRILIEGGPGVGKSTLAYKICQEWSNGELLEEFELVLLVTLREFWNVPLQQAIRSLLGDDAYQELEACMGSETMLILDGFDEASEKQKSDPFLKDLLECLKLPHVTLLVTSRSHAATCLTGFPRRIEVHGFDNDQVREFVQLRTTDRDQQSTEEFLRDLEKNSNLYGLFRIPICLKMLTSVLNYNQINLNLLSNAAELLQIVVMSIFQQQQQKWLNTTAKCNENVHQTIKSKLPDIPDDAIGPAYLLSKIAYLAFFYWCIKDKKNFFKNSKVPKLVFTVDEIKSIGVAVPDDFDGYGFFQTTHIHQLPKDIPTYSFFHLSVQEFLCALYISLLPHNKQYELVDEHFDDFPYLFWYYFSLSKSSVPTPVCQLVWSKLTHHPNKNGSDIVKCAINCICECEEQLTALTTQLEPLKIDIGSYKSLLPYDFLCVSSLLSHYPVLKLMIWWCNVGDDGAEQLTKMISPSSVNVLEDIDLHWNNFTFKGIEHVIKIINANISSLTRIQLGRNEFGDEGMELLSNSIQKPEATVRELLVWQCKISAKGAKFIAAMLKGNRKLKVLVMHGNDVRDKGIAEIAGVFGQCTLRELYINHCGFGYNGAKSLADGFKSGTTIKHLKLWGNQITQKGACLMAQLATDGNRKINMNKEYMEDDEVKRIMHITAELYNAAEVESVPELTGHATYESKATATPKCGVIEILDTEPNMHKLSKIVTPEIKHEWKTVAYSMEYRFPDVKAIERESPNDLAVCCQKLFEDWLSTNHYPTPHTWHKLLERIEDVDNLYSAAEKIKEKLKEK